Part of the Lichenicola cladoniae genome is shown below.
AGAGTAGGGACTACCCACAGGATGCCGGTTGCGCAACGACATGCAGCGCCAGCTTCTACCCGCGTTGGCCACATCCTCGGAAAGGCCGATACGCTTGTAGGGGATGAGCTTCAGCAGCGTCTTGCCGGCCTCTTCATTGATTTCCCTGGTGTTGATAGAGGTGCGGATCGTCCCGTTTCGTGAACCGACGAATTGCTGAGCGTATAGTCACAAATTGTCCGGTCAGCTTGGCGTCGATCACTCGCTTCCAGTCGGCCAGGCTCATCTAGGCGGAGGGTGCGTCCTTCTGCATGCGCAAATTCGCGAGCACGATATCGACGGTACCTCATCGCTCGATGGTGGCCGCGAACAGCGCCTTGACTGCATCCTCGCCCGAAACGTCGGCGTGCAGGGCGGTTGCCCGTCGCCCGAGTTCTCGACCTCGGTCCCGAGCGCCCCGGCTCCGGTGACGATCGCGATCTGGTCGTCGAGGCGGCAATCCATCGATGGTCTCCCGAGGCCGGTCGGCTTGCGACGACTGGGCGTCCCGGACGCGGCGATCGCGCTGTGGTTTGCCCATCGCCCCCATGCGTCCCATGTGAGAACGACTTCGGGAAACAGGAGACATCCATGACCGACCCACACGGCACCGACCTGGACGCCGGCCGATCGGGCCAGTTCACCATCGGCGGCGATCTGACAGTGACCCGGCTCGGCTTCGGCGCGATGCGTATTACCGGCCCGGGCATCTGGGGTCCGCCCGTGAACATCGAGGCTGCCAGGCAGACCCTTCGGCGCCTGGTCGAGCTCGGCGTCGACTTCATCGACACCGCCGACAGCTACGGTCCGTACGTGAGCGAGGATCTCATCGCCGAGGTTCTCAAGCCTTACAAGGGCCTCACGATCGCCACCAAGGGTGGCCTGACACGGCACGGGCCGAACATCTGGGCGCCGGTCGGCCGTCCCGAATATCTGCGCCAGTGCGTCCTGATGAGCCTGCGCCGCCTCGGGCTGGAGCGCATCGATCTGTGGCAGCTGCACCGCGTCGACGCCAAGGTGCCGCAGGACGAGCAGTTCGGTGCGATCGCCGAGATGCAGCGCGAGGGGCTGATCCGCCATGTCGGACTGAGCGAGGTCTCGGTCGAGACCATGAAGGCCGCGGGACGCTTCTTTCCCGTGGTCAGCGTGCAGAACCGGTTCAACCTGGTCGACCGCAAGAGCGAGGACGTGCTGGATTACTGTGAGCAGCAGGGCATCGGCTTCATCCCCTGGGCGCCGCTCGATGGCGGTGCGCTCGCTCGGGAAGGCTCGGCCCTGACCGACATCGCCCGCGATCGTGGTGTTGGACCCGGCCAGGTCGCGCTGGCCTGGATGCTGCGCCGGTCGCCGGTGATGCTGCCGATCCCCGGCACCGGCAGCCCGGCGCATCTCGAGGAGAACGTCGCTGCCGCGGCACTCACCCTCAGCGACGAGGAGGCGGCGATCCTGGATCGCCAGGGTGCCCAGGCGTCGGCGAAAGCAGGCGGCCGGTAAACGTCGCCGGCGCCTGGCGTTTCAATAAGACGGTGAAGCCTTGGGGGAAGGGGCGACGGACGCTTGCGCCGATGGTAAGGAACGCCGCATGAGCGGCCCGTACGATCGTCCGACCCAACCCAGCCCCAACGCTGGACGTCCTGTTTTGGATGGTCGCACGCCGACGTCCTCAGATCCGCGGCCGGTGGGCCGTGGCCCCGGCGGCCCCGGGAGCCGGGGCCCTGGTGGCCGCGGACCCGGCGGGCCGGCGCCTCGGCGTCCGCGGTACCGGGTGGTGCGCAAGCTGGCCGGCGCATCGCTGGCTCTGTTGCTTTTGGTGGGCGGCACGTCGTCGCTGATCGTCTGGCGCAAATATGAGCTGCTGGTCGCCGACCTGCCGACCGTCGGCGTGCTGCGGAACTACCAGCCGCCGGTGATGAGCCGTATCTACTCCGGCGACGGCCGGGTGATTGCCGAGCTTGCCGCCGAGCGGCGCCTCTTTGTTCCCTACAGCGCGATTCCGGAGAAGGTGAAGGCGGCCTTCATCTCGAC
Proteins encoded:
- a CDS encoding aldo/keto reductase codes for the protein MTDPHGTDLDAGRSGQFTIGGDLTVTRLGFGAMRITGPGIWGPPVNIEAARQTLRRLVELGVDFIDTADSYGPYVSEDLIAEVLKPYKGLTIATKGGLTRHGPNIWAPVGRPEYLRQCVLMSLRRLGLERIDLWQLHRVDAKVPQDEQFGAIAEMQREGLIRHVGLSEVSVETMKAAGRFFPVVSVQNRFNLVDRKSEDVLDYCEQQGIGFIPWAPLDGGALAREGSALTDIARDRGVGPGQVALAWMLRRSPVMLPIPGTGSPAHLEENVAAAALTLSDEEAAILDRQGAQASAKAGGR